Proteins encoded by one window of Conger conger chromosome 1, fConCon1.1, whole genome shotgun sequence:
- the erfl3 gene encoding ETS domain-containing transcription factor ERF: MKTPADSGFAFPDWAYKPESSPGSRQIQLWHFILELLRKEEYHDVIAWQGDYGEFVIKDPDEVARLWGARKCKPQMNYDKLSRALRYYYNKRILHKTKGKRFTYKFNFNKLVLVNYPFIDMGSTGSGVPQSAPPVPTGAGSHFRFPPSTPSDVMSPNEDLRSPGVFSAGVFSAVARRMARGSVSDCSDGTSVNSEIEEGAGGAGEERAGERALAGGGGGGPSGSFRSILHPRLSHDSLFRMYGAPPNPSHPPPRGPPAHRVHPDPLSPFPVSPLPGPGGAGLLAPPLSPALSMTPSSHLPYTPSPTLSPMLGSHFSFNPEDMKRYLQAHTQSVYNYHLSPRAFLHYPNIIIPQPQRPDKGPGPAASGERGHHPALSHGHPGHGHALHHPLHLGDEPPHLSPFKFKLQPPPLGRKQQREGQQGRPGSTSSGSTSGLGSSMSFGSDLSSASGSGLVSNSSSSGSLNSAGLPKIKVEPISDIESEEEVEVTDISDEDGEEREELELFSSQRRRDRQLNGGVAAAPPAAADDELDEDVFKAPAPPPPGLLPFFGVPGEPRRGPPALKCEPGEPAEGPAPPASPGGTKCIPLKLRFKRRWSEHQRMEASSEESDDKKVRAEERNGNAEERNGNAAERNGNAAASAENGQARSPPPEPDCPPPPAHRRVSADLHRATAQLSLENKDC, translated from the exons gGTTCGCCTTCCCGGACTGGGCCTACAAGCCGGAGTCGAGCCCCGGCTCGCGGCAGATCCAGCTGTGGCACTTCATCCTGGAGCTGCTGCGGAAGGAGGAGTACCACGACGTCATCGCCTGGCAGGGCGACTACGGCGAGTTCGTCATCAAGGACCCCGACGAGGTGGCGCGGCTGTGGGGCGCCCGCAAGTGCAAGCCCCAGATGAACTACGACAAGCTGAGCCGCGCCCTCAG gTATTACTACAACAAGAGGATACTCCACAAGACCAAAGGGAAGAGGTTCACCTACAAATTCAACTTCAACAAGCTGGTCCTGGTCAACTACCCTTTCATCGACATGGGGTCCACTG gtAGTGGAGTCCCTCAGAGCGCCCCCCCGGTGCCCACGGGGGCGGGGAGCCATTTCCGGTTCCCGCCGTCGACGCCGTCGGACGTGATGTCGCCGAACGAGGACCTGCGCAGCCCGGGCGTGTTCAGCGCCGGCGTGTTCAGCGCGGTGGCCCGGCGCATGGCCCGCGGGTCCGTCAGCGACTGCAGCGACGGCACGTCCGTCAACTCGGAGATCGAGGAGGgcgcgggcggggccggggagGAGCGGGCCGGCGAGCGGGCGCTGGCCGGCGGGGGCGGCGGCGGCCCCAGCGGAAGCTTCCGGAGCATCCTGCACCCCCGCCTTTCGCACGACTCCCTGTTCCGCATGTACGGGGCGCCCCCCAACCCTTCCCACCCGCCCCCCCGCGGGCCGCCCGCCCACAGGGTGCACCCcgaccccctctcccccttccccgtGTCCCCCCTGCCCGGGCCCGGGGGGGCGGGCCTGCTGGCCCCGCCGCTGTCCCCGGCGCTCTCCATGACGCCCTCGTCCCACCTGCCCTACACCCCGTCCCCCACGCTGTCCCCCATGCTGGGCTCCCACTTCTCCTTCAACCCCGAGGACATGAAGCGCTACCTGCAGGCGCACACCCAGAGCGTGTACAACTACCACCTGAGCCCGCGCGCCTTCCTGCACTACCCCAACATCATCATCCCCCAGCCCCAGCGTCCCGACAAGGGCCCGGGCCCCGCCGCGTCCGGGGAGCGCGGCCACCACCCGGCCCTGTCCCACGGCCACCCGGGCCACGGCCACGCCCTGCACCACCCCCTGCACCTGGGCGACGAGCCGCCCCACCTCTCGCCCTTCAAGTTCAAGCTGCAGCCGCCGCCCCTGGGCCGCAAGCAGCAGCGGGAGGGCCAGCAGGGCCGGCCGGGCTCCACCAGCTCCGGCTCCACCTcgggcctgggctcctccatgTCCTTCGGCAGCGACCTCAGCTCGGCCAGCGGCTCCGGCCTGGTCTccaactcctcctcctccggctcGCTCAACAGCGCCGGCCTGCCCAAGATCAAG GTGGAGCCCATCTCCGACATCGAGtctgaggaggaggtggaggtgacgGACATCAGCGACGAGGACGGGGAGGAGCGCGAGGAGCTGGAGCTCTTCTCCTCCCAGCGCCGGCGGGACCGGCAGCTCAACGGCGGCGTGGCGGCGGCCCCTCCCGCCGCGGCCGACGACGAGCTGGACGAGGACGTGTTCAAAGCgcccgcccctcccccgccgGGCCTGCTGCCCTTCTTCGGCGTCCCCGGGGAGCCGCGGCGCGGGCCCCCCGCCCTCAAGTGCGAGCCCGGGGAGCCGGCCGagggccccgccccgcccgccagCCCCGGCGGGACCAAGTGCATCCCCCTGAAGCTGCGCTTCAAGCGGCGCTGGAGCGAGCACCAGCGCATGGAGGCCAGCTCCGAGGAGTCCGACGACAAGAAGGTGCGCGCCGAGGAGCGCAACGGGAACGCCGAGGAGCGCAACGGGAACGCCGCCGAGCGCAACGGGAACGCCGCCGCGTCGGCGGAGAACGGCCAGGCCCGGAGCCCGCCCCCCGAGCCCGACTGCCCGCCCCCGCCCGCCCACCGCCGGGTCAGCGCTGACCTGCACCGCGCCACCGCACAGCTATCCCTGGAGAACAAGGACTGCTga